From the genome of Amylibacter sp. IMCC11727:
TTTCCGTATGCTCGGCCCACCACGTCATCAACTGAAACGGGTTTGGCGCGATGGTCATTTCAAGCGCATGATGTTCGGCGGCCCAGACCACTTCGAACCCAGCCTTATCGGCCATTCTAACCATATCAAGCGTGTGATCGCGCACCTCAATCATAGAGGTCTGATCGGTAATCCGTTCCAGATTGATTGCCAGATGAAACTTCATAACGTCCTCCTATCGTGGGGTGAATTGGGATGGCAGCGGATCAGATGACGTGTTCATCCAAACCGTTTTGGGCCGCGTGTAATCGTAAACCGCCTGATAGCCGCTTTCACGACCATAGCCCGAGTTTTTCATGCCGCCAAACTCGGCTACAGGGGAAATCACGCGGTAGGTATTCACCCAAACGATCCCCGCTTTTACGGCTTTTGATACGCGTAAGGATCGCGCAGAATCCCGCGTGAAAATCCCTGCCGCCAGCCCGTGTTCGGTATCATTCGCCAATCGAACCGCTTCTTCTTCGGTTTTAAATCGAACCACGCTTACCACAGGGCCAAACAGCTCCGTATCAACAATGCGCAGGTCATGGCTGGGGCAATCCACAATTGTGGGCTCAAAGAAAATACCATCAAGCCCTTCGGGGACTTTGCCCCCGGCCCGAATGGTCGCACCTTCGCTTACCGCATGGGCCACTTCGCGTTTGATGTGATCCTGCTGGGCTTGTGTACACAGCGGGCCCATTTCGGTTTCATCCAGCATCGGATCACCGATTTTTACGCTTTTCGCAACAGCAGTCAGTTTGTCGATAAACTCATCGGCAATATCTTCGTGCAACAACAACCGCGACCCGGCCACACAGGATTGTCCCGTGGCGGCGAAAATCCCGCCAACCGATCCGTTCACAGCACTTTCAATGTCAGCATCATCAAACACGATGAACGGAGATTTCCCACCCAATTCGAGCGACACCTCGGCAAAGTTCTCTGCCGTGTTCTGAATAACATGACGCGCTGAAATTGGTCCCCCCGTAAAGGACACACGCGCCACTTTTTTATGGCTAGTCAGTACCTTGCCACATGGATCGCCGTGGCCCGAGATGATGTTGACCACCCCGTCTGGAATACCTGCCTTTGCGATCAGTTTGCCAAATTCGAGAATTGGCGCAGCCGCGTGTTCCGATGTTTTCAACACAATCGTATTACCCGCCGCCAAAGCAGGTCCGATTTTAACCGCAGACAGGAACAACTGACTGTTCCAAGGCACCACGGCCGCGATCACGCCTAGCGGCTCGCGGTGGGTAAAGACAAACAGATCAGGCTTATCAATCGGCAGAGTTTTCCCCATAATCTTATCCGCAGCACCCGCGAAAAACTGGAAAAACTCCGCAATATACGTAGCCTGCCACCGCGTTTCCTTCAACATTTTGCCCGTGTCTCGGGTCTCCATCGCGCCCAGCGCTTCGGAGTTTTCTGCCAGCAAATCCCCCAAACGGCGCAGGCAATGGCCCCGTTGTGTTGGCGTCATTGTGGCCCATGGTCCCTCGTTAAATGCGCGATCTGCTGCTTCCACCGCGGCATTCACATCCTCGGCTGTTGCTTCTGGGATTTCTGCCCAGTCTTGACCTGTCGCGGGGTTAAAGCTGGTAAAGCTGCCCCCGTCGGACGCGCCAACCCATTTGCCATCAATCAGCATCTTAAACTGTGTCAGTTCAGCCATGTGGTGTTCCTTTTGTAAATTCGCCAAAGGCCCCATCGAAATAAATCAACGGCGCAGCTT
Proteins encoded in this window:
- a CDS encoding aldehyde dehydrogenase, which codes for MAELTQFKMLIDGKWVGASDGGSFTSFNPATGQDWAEIPEATAEDVNAAVEAADRAFNEGPWATMTPTQRGHCLRRLGDLLAENSEALGAMETRDTGKMLKETRWQATYIAEFFQFFAGAADKIMGKTLPIDKPDLFVFTHREPLGVIAAVVPWNSQLFLSAVKIGPALAAGNTIVLKTSEHAAAPILEFGKLIAKAGIPDGVVNIISGHGDPCGKVLTSHKKVARVSFTGGPISARHVIQNTAENFAEVSLELGGKSPFIVFDDADIESAVNGSVGGIFAATGQSCVAGSRLLLHEDIADEFIDKLTAVAKSVKIGDPMLDETEMGPLCTQAQQDHIKREVAHAVSEGATIRAGGKVPEGLDGIFFEPTIVDCPSHDLRIVDTELFGPVVSVVRFKTEEEAVRLANDTEHGLAAGIFTRDSARSLRVSKAVKAGIVWVNTYRVISPVAEFGGMKNSGYGRESGYQAVYDYTRPKTVWMNTSSDPLPSQFTPR